The nucleotide window AGATGGCTTAAGCATGGTGTTCAGACGCTGGGCCACCAAGAAAACCGCGGGGTCCACCAAGAACGGGCGCGACTCAAAACCCAAGAATCTTGGCGTGAAGAAGTTTGGTGGTGAGGTGAGACTCGTTTAAATCCATGCACACTCTAACACTACCTCCTTTTTTTCCAATACTTGACATATTATAGTCGCATGTTGTTGATACAGAAAGTGATACCGGGGAATATTATTGTACGACAAAGAGGCACTCGTTTCCACCCGGGAGATTACGTTGGAATGGGTAAAGATCACACACTCTATGCTTTAAAAGAAGGGTGTGTCAAGTTTGAACGCCACAAGCTGAGCGGTCGCAAGTGGGTCCACGTCGAACCCAAAGAGGGCCATGTTCTTCATCCGATCTACTTGAAAGCGAACGCAGCCAAGTCAAACACGACAGCTTAGGTGGGACTTTTTTGTTGAATCATTCATTTTCCAGTGT belongs to Helianthus annuus cultivar XRQ/B chromosome 5, HanXRQr2.0-SUNRISE, whole genome shotgun sequence and includes:
- the LOC110940078 gene encoding 50S ribosomal protein L27, with protein sequence MNFAASLCRRLSVSDLVTRIPVYTSTSEVSGDGLSMVFRRWATKKTAGSTKNGRDSKPKNLGVKKFGGEKVIPGNIIVRQRGTRFHPGDYVGMGKDHTLYALKEGCVKFERHKLSGRKWVHVEPKEGHVLHPIYLKANAAKSNTTA